Proteins encoded together in one Chitinophaga lutea window:
- a CDS encoding alpha amylase family protein, translating to MKHSFSPICALLAVMLTAATACKKDTPSKPPGNTGGNDTTPTPKRDVIAWVDARSNVFGTYGRLADTAELKKVLDTLKIVGVNGLVVDVKGSSGYTMYPSAIAKQITSLDGKTIPAGVDYVGFMLQEARKRGFKVYASIVTMVEGDGNRRMGTVFDDPAMAQYESIVCNVNGERVKVSSTGRNAFVNPAQPAVQTRALNIIKEIATKYAFDGLILDYCRYTDIDADFSDFSKTEFIKYLEDKFQDNTAKNMKFPTDIVATWRTSSGQTLPATTGKYYNKWLMYRCSVIQQFFIKARETVKAARPDMKFGTYVGAWYTTYYQVGVNWASKEYDPFNDQEVRFDWAYPKYGETGYAEQLDLLMTGNYFTQIRLADNPATAHLKYHWWSVEGSLNGGMYITKNKMPLYGSIDMGNVDWKDQGEITKAIKYILGKASGGVMLFDVVHIYAPQYNRLKQPLWDAVKNGLSNQ from the coding sequence ATGAAACACAGTTTTTCCCCCATATGCGCCCTGCTGGCTGTAATGCTCACAGCCGCCACGGCCTGTAAAAAAGATACACCATCAAAGCCGCCGGGGAATACCGGCGGCAACGATACCACGCCAACGCCTAAGCGCGACGTGATTGCCTGGGTAGACGCTCGCTCCAATGTGTTCGGCACCTACGGCCGCCTCGCCGATACCGCCGAACTGAAAAAGGTGCTCGACACCCTGAAGATCGTAGGTGTAAACGGCCTGGTGGTGGATGTGAAGGGCAGCAGCGGGTACACGATGTATCCCAGCGCCATCGCCAAACAGATCACCTCACTCGACGGAAAAACCATCCCAGCCGGTGTGGATTACGTTGGTTTTATGCTCCAGGAAGCCCGCAAGCGCGGCTTTAAGGTGTATGCCTCCATCGTGACCATGGTGGAAGGCGACGGTAATCGCAGGATGGGCACCGTGTTCGACGACCCGGCCATGGCGCAGTACGAGTCCATCGTATGCAACGTGAACGGCGAACGCGTGAAAGTGAGCTCCACCGGCCGCAATGCTTTTGTGAACCCGGCACAGCCGGCCGTACAAACGCGCGCGCTGAATATCATCAAGGAGATCGCCACCAAATATGCATTCGACGGGCTTATTCTTGACTATTGCCGCTACACCGATATCGACGCCGACTTCTCGGATTTCTCCAAAACGGAGTTCATCAAATACCTGGAAGACAAGTTCCAGGACAATACGGCGAAGAACATGAAGTTCCCAACCGACATTGTGGCCACCTGGCGTACCAGCTCCGGCCAGACGCTGCCGGCCACCACGGGTAAGTACTACAACAAATGGCTCATGTACCGCTGCAGCGTTATCCAGCAGTTCTTCATCAAAGCGCGCGAAACGGTGAAAGCCGCCCGCCCCGATATGAAATTCGGTACCTACGTGGGCGCCTGGTATACCACTTATTACCAGGTAGGCGTAAACTGGGCCAGCAAGGAATATGATCCTTTCAACGACCAGGAAGTACGCTTCGACTGGGCTTATCCCAAGTACGGCGAAACCGGCTACGCGGAGCAGCTCGACCTGCTGATGACGGGGAACTACTTCACGCAGATCCGCCTCGCCGACAACCCGGCTACCGCCCACCTGAAATACCATTGGTGGAGTGTGGAAGGGTCACTGAACGGCGGGATGTACATCACGAAAAACAAGATGCCTTTATACGGCAGCATCGATATGGGGAACGTGGACTGGAAAGACCAGGGCGAAATCACCAAAGCCATCAAATACATCCTGGGCAAGGCCAGCGGCGGGGTGATGCTGTTTGACGTGGTGCATATTTACGCGCCGCAGTACAACCGGCTGAAACAACCGCTGTGGGACGCCGTAAAGAACGGGTTAAGCAACCAATAA
- a CDS encoding DUF5018 domain-containing protein, whose product MKRNSFIIVSLAAGAMLASCRKADEIKRNPQNLLADIFATNEGNGGKRLFNPRISNDTVYFDIPYYFPEDSDDETDLSRIILRGSIPSDAKITPALGGFTDLRQPFRFTVLAGTGEKKDYVVMGKKVGNTTIESIKVTFRDADGATQEIDGVVQETGEVLFYVMPGTVMNDAKISYVINKHTAASIPQDGPVNMAQPAPFVLTGKDGVAKTYTLKTAEPVKLAYGFGINRKLWSKSATELNFSANNEICLAVSGDYLVITRRTNPSKYSVYNRFTGAYVREMVNPLGSQLSFQMIGDDAGNLLGASWAPKNAKFILHKYKNPMDAAPVKLIEWTNNNPAAIPGDGGVGRRVNIYGNLDGNAVIMAPAGVSNIIYKWRVSNGAVVSQVPEVINFPSLANGAANFGFYAEAQPVSAEPNANYWINYQFDIALINGTSHQRIAAFANDPAISGIFHMPTAVVNFNNANYLAILKYVETYSLNKVHLSVFDVTNPSKIGTPFADPSFKNFNVFNSEQLTAPDNGNGTGDVAVGFSDNNQRMQIYYLLTNGGVRAHEFTVYAP is encoded by the coding sequence ATGAAACGTAATTCCTTTATCATAGTATCCCTGGCTGCAGGCGCCATGCTGGCATCCTGCCGCAAAGCCGACGAGATCAAACGGAACCCGCAGAACCTGCTGGCAGACATCTTCGCCACCAACGAAGGCAACGGCGGGAAAAGGCTGTTCAATCCCCGCATCAGCAACGATACCGTCTATTTCGATATCCCGTATTATTTCCCGGAAGACTCCGACGACGAAACGGACCTGAGCCGGATTATCCTCCGCGGTTCCATTCCTTCGGACGCCAAAATCACACCGGCCCTCGGCGGATTTACCGATCTCAGGCAGCCTTTCCGGTTTACCGTGCTGGCCGGTACGGGCGAGAAGAAAGACTATGTGGTGATGGGAAAAAAAGTGGGCAACACCACCATCGAAAGCATTAAAGTGACCTTCAGGGACGCCGATGGCGCCACGCAGGAAATAGACGGGGTGGTGCAGGAAACGGGTGAAGTGCTGTTTTATGTGATGCCCGGCACGGTGATGAACGACGCGAAAATCAGCTATGTGATCAACAAACATACCGCTGCCTCCATCCCGCAGGATGGCCCCGTGAATATGGCCCAGCCGGCGCCTTTTGTGCTGACGGGCAAAGACGGTGTGGCGAAAACCTATACGCTGAAAACCGCGGAGCCGGTGAAGCTGGCCTACGGCTTCGGCATCAACCGCAAGCTCTGGAGTAAATCGGCTACGGAACTGAACTTCAGTGCGAACAATGAAATCTGCCTCGCGGTGAGCGGCGATTACCTGGTGATCACCCGCAGAACCAATCCATCCAAATACAGCGTGTACAACCGTTTCACCGGTGCGTATGTGCGGGAGATGGTGAACCCGCTGGGTTCCCAGCTGTCGTTCCAGATGATCGGCGACGATGCCGGCAACCTGCTCGGCGCATCCTGGGCGCCTAAGAATGCGAAGTTCATCCTGCACAAATACAAAAACCCGATGGATGCCGCTCCGGTGAAACTCATCGAGTGGACCAACAACAACCCGGCCGCCATCCCCGGCGACGGTGGTGTGGGCAGAAGGGTGAACATCTACGGCAACCTCGACGGGAATGCCGTGATCATGGCGCCCGCCGGCGTGTCCAACATCATTTACAAATGGAGGGTGAGCAATGGCGCCGTGGTAAGCCAGGTGCCCGAGGTGATCAACTTCCCTTCATTGGCCAACGGCGCCGCCAACTTTGGTTTCTATGCCGAGGCGCAGCCGGTGTCTGCCGAGCCCAATGCCAACTACTGGATCAACTACCAGTTCGACATTGCGCTGATCAACGGCACATCGCACCAGCGCATCGCCGCCTTTGCCAACGACCCGGCCATCAGCGGTATTTTCCACATGCCTACGGCGGTGGTGAATTTCAACAATGCCAATTATCTCGCCATCCTGAAATATGTGGAAACGTACAGCCTGAACAAAGTACACCTGTCTGTTTTCGACGTCACCAATCCTTCCAAGATCGGTACGCCGTTCGCCGACCCGTCGTTCAAAAACTTCAACGTGTTCAACTCCGAACAGCTCACCGCGCCGGATAACGGCAACGGTACCGGCGATGTAGCCGTTGGGTTTTCGGACAACAACCAGCGGATGCAGATTTATTACCTGCTCACCAACGGTGGTGTAAGGGCTCACGAATTCACAGTTTACGCACCCTGA